The Lewinellaceae bacterium genome includes a region encoding these proteins:
- a CDS encoding RNA polymerase sigma factor RpoD/SigA — MRQLKITNKITSRESLALDKYLNDIGKIPLLTPDEEADLARRIREGDQEALEILTKSNLRFVVSVAKQYQNHGLSLSDLINEGNVGLMKAAKRFDETKGFKFISYAVWWIRQSILQAIVEYSRIVRLPLNKVGSYNKVNEAYVKFIQDFEREPTNEELAEVLGLTTKEISNVLKGNGRHLSMDAPLSGEDGNSTMLDVMSSEGDMSPDGMLMDQSLKEEVQQGLSILAPRELEVLSSYYGLNGKKSLTLEEIGDLYGLTRERVRQIKERAIRRLRKSYNRNSLKSYLG; from the coding sequence ATGCGTCAGCTAAAAATAACGAATAAAATTACCTCGAGAGAAAGTCTTGCATTAGACAAGTACCTCAATGACATCGGGAAAATTCCCTTACTCACCCCGGATGAGGAGGCGGATTTGGCCAGACGCATTCGTGAAGGTGATCAGGAAGCCCTGGAGATTTTGACCAAGTCAAACCTTCGTTTCGTAGTTTCTGTAGCTAAGCAATACCAGAATCACGGGTTATCCCTGAGTGATCTCATCAATGAGGGAAATGTCGGGTTGATGAAAGCGGCCAAACGTTTTGACGAAACAAAAGGATTTAAATTTATCTCCTATGCCGTTTGGTGGATCCGGCAGTCTATCCTGCAGGCTATTGTGGAATATTCACGTATTGTAAGACTACCTTTGAATAAAGTGGGTTCCTACAATAAAGTGAATGAAGCTTATGTGAAATTCATCCAGGATTTTGAAAGAGAACCGACCAATGAAGAATTGGCAGAAGTGCTGGGGTTGACGACGAAGGAAATTTCTAACGTACTGAAAGGCAACGGGCGACACCTAAGCATGGATGCCCCCTTGAGCGGAGAAGACGGTAATTCAACTATGCTTGACGTTATGTCCAGCGAGGGAGATATGTCCCCCGACGGTATGTTGATGGATCAGTCTCTGAAGGAAGAAGTACAGCAAGGATTGTCGATCCTCGCACCTAGAGAATTGGAAGTATTGTCTTCTTATTATGGGCTGAACGGTAAAAAATCACTTACCCTGGAAGAAATCGGAGATCTTTACGGACTTACCCGGGAGCGCGTTCGCCAGATTAAGGAACGAGCCATACGAAGGTTGCGTAAATCTTACAATCGAAATAGTTTAAAATCCTATCTGGGATAA
- a CDS encoding SH3 domain-containing protein: MKKYWILFLIVTIGMQSCKPDQANGSKDGKENSEAPKYVLAMDNLRLRNAPTQEGSILATLAKGSMVSDLGEVSKKLEVIQIDSLAYCEPWIKVKSADGIEGWIYAAGIDFRGAMDSLWDKRLIALVGREMRDSVISFQKKITNVQFDAGLEGLFREGQALRDEINTILEKASFELSDASGLPDLFWLKEVFPCFVPQVVAEGTSYYLFTDFKQFLKLSKKTTEKYDDEFMDICTHIYPVDSIEYFFPAWSIQTWDYGGNSLLGRDIHHDILGKLDHFRKSYDFFGPEVLGFKQMIVDDITNADVSYWESQENILKEVNAILKENYALLNDSDRIALKVRRDQFLEPARFNIVLNLRSGEE, from the coding sequence ATGAAAAAATACTGGATTCTTTTTTTGATAGTTACAATAGGTATGCAGTCCTGTAAACCCGATCAAGCCAATGGAAGCAAGGACGGAAAGGAAAATTCTGAAGCACCAAAATATGTTTTGGCCATGGATAATCTGCGGTTGAGGAATGCTCCAACCCAGGAAGGATCAATCCTTGCCACCTTAGCAAAAGGAAGTATGGTTTCTGACCTGGGAGAAGTCAGCAAAAAGCTGGAGGTGATCCAGATAGATTCCCTGGCTTATTGTGAACCATGGATCAAAGTTAAATCAGCTGATGGAATAGAAGGATGGATTTATGCGGCAGGCATTGACTTTAGGGGGGCTATGGATAGTTTATGGGATAAACGACTCATCGCTTTGGTTGGCAGGGAGATGAGAGATTCGGTGATCTCTTTTCAAAAAAAAATAACAAACGTTCAGTTTGATGCAGGCCTGGAAGGCTTATTCCGAGAAGGTCAGGCTCTCAGAGATGAAATCAACACCATTCTCGAAAAAGCCTCTTTTGAACTAAGCGATGCATCCGGATTACCAGACCTTTTCTGGCTGAAGGAAGTCTTCCCTTGTTTTGTCCCACAGGTGGTGGCCGAAGGTACGAGTTACTATTTATTTACAGATTTTAAACAGTTTTTAAAACTCAGCAAGAAGACCACGGAAAAATATGATGATGAATTTATGGATATCTGTACCCATATCTATCCGGTGGATAGTATTGAATACTTTTTCCCCGCATGGAGTATCCAGACCTGGGACTATGGCGGAAATAGCCTATTAGGCCGGGATATCCACCATGACATCCTGGGCAAACTTGACCATTTTCGGAAATCCTATGACTTTTTTGGGCCCGAAGTTTTGGGTTTCAAACAAATGATCGTGGATGATATAACCAATGCGGATGTTTCCTATTGGGAAAGCCAGGAAAATATTCTCAAAGAAGTCAATGCTATCTTAAAGGAAAATTACGCCTTGTTGAATGATTCAGACCGGATTGCGCTCAAGGTACGAAGGGACCAGTTTCTCGAGCCTGCCAGGTTCAATATTGTGTTGAATTTGAGGTCAGGAGAGGAGTGA
- a CDS encoding tetratricopeptide repeat protein, with protein sequence MNSLTLLQGQSLGQITDEDLAKMPQDSIKMRLLSDLAWEIKAKESAKALEYVNEALDIANKLNLTKGKADITHDKGMVYWYQGDYEQASKFFFEALAQREKLGDKLGLSRSYNNIGNVFFHQEDYDQANKYYSLGLDMRKELKDSVGLIYSYNNLADVALKKQDFDAALLNYKIALQYGEATGHKGGLSFVLQNMGLLYKEKTQIDSALYYFNRSLPLAEAIEDKNKVSFLLNQIARIELDNRDFQKALELGKTSYLFSTEAGAKDKLRDACEILSLAHAGLGNYEMAFSEMQNFYKLDEEISGEAKEKAMLEITSKYETAKKEAEILSQKTALLENEKKVNRLTIFIFVLIFLTIAIVALALFTRYRLQLSNAKMLTEKNKQIEAQNEKLIRSNSALEQFAYVASHDLKEPLRNISSFSSLLKRNFEDKLDVTGKDYIDIITGGVRHMSALLEDILAYSRLTQNTLSRDEEVDMNEVVGSVKATLDKVIEERHVNITADELPVVQSNTIQMYQLLQNLISNGIKFNNKPDPKIHIGYVRENGQHHFSVTDNGIGINKDFENKIFQIFQRLHKKEEYTGTGIGLAICDKIVKQHGGDIWLESEEKKGSTFHFTLSAKN encoded by the coding sequence TTGAACAGTCTAACACTGCTTCAAGGCCAATCATTGGGCCAAATAACGGATGAGGACCTCGCTAAAATGCCTCAGGATAGTATAAAAATGAGGTTGCTCAGTGATCTCGCCTGGGAAATAAAAGCAAAAGAATCTGCCAAAGCTTTAGAGTATGTAAATGAGGCTCTTGATATTGCCAATAAATTAAATCTGACCAAAGGAAAAGCCGATATCACTCATGACAAAGGCATGGTTTACTGGTATCAGGGCGATTACGAACAAGCCTCAAAGTTCTTTTTTGAAGCCCTTGCCCAACGTGAAAAACTTGGGGACAAACTCGGATTATCGCGCTCCTATAACAACATCGGAAACGTATTTTTTCACCAGGAAGATTATGACCAGGCTAATAAATACTATAGTCTGGGTCTGGATATGAGAAAAGAGCTAAAAGATAGTGTTGGGTTGATATATTCCTATAATAACCTGGCCGATGTGGCCCTCAAAAAACAGGATTTTGATGCCGCCCTGCTGAACTACAAAATCGCTTTACAATACGGTGAAGCTACCGGGCACAAGGGCGGGTTGAGTTTTGTTTTGCAGAATATGGGGTTGCTTTATAAAGAAAAGACTCAAATCGATTCTGCTCTTTATTATTTCAACAGATCATTGCCCCTCGCAGAGGCTATTGAAGACAAGAACAAAGTTTCCTTTTTGCTGAACCAGATCGCAAGGATCGAACTGGACAATCGGGACTTCCAAAAAGCACTGGAGCTTGGAAAGACAAGTTACCTTTTTAGCACAGAGGCCGGGGCGAAGGATAAACTTAGAGATGCCTGTGAAATCTTATCCCTGGCCCATGCCGGGTTGGGCAATTATGAAATGGCTTTCAGCGAAATGCAAAATTTCTACAAACTGGATGAAGAAATTTCGGGAGAAGCCAAGGAAAAAGCAATGCTTGAGATCACTTCCAAATACGAAACGGCGAAAAAAGAAGCAGAGATCCTGAGTCAAAAAACCGCATTGCTGGAAAACGAAAAAAAAGTAAACCGTCTGACCATATTCATTTTCGTGCTTATTTTCCTTACCATCGCTATTGTGGCGCTGGCACTTTTTACCCGTTACCGGTTGCAGTTGAGTAATGCCAAAATGCTGACAGAAAAGAATAAACAGATCGAGGCTCAAAACGAAAAACTAATACGCTCCAACTCAGCCCTTGAACAATTCGCTTACGTCGCTTCTCATGACCTTAAAGAGCCCTTGCGTAATATCAGCTCCTTCTCCTCCCTTTTAAAAAGAAACTTTGAAGACAAGCTGGATGTGACAGGAAAAGATTATATCGACATCATTACCGGGGGCGTTCGTCACATGAGTGCTTTGCTCGAAGATATTCTGGCTTACTCCAGGCTTACCCAAAATACCCTTTCCCGGGATGAGGAGGTCGATATGAACGAGGTGGTAGGTTCTGTAAAGGCCACCCTGGACAAAGTAATCGAAGAAAGACATGTAAACATTACGGCTGATGAGCTTCCCGTGGTCCAATCGAACACCATACAGATGTACCAGTTGTTACAGAACCTGATCAGCAATGGGATAAAATTTAACAATAAGCCTGATCCAAAGATCCACATTGGTTATGTTCGTGAGAATGGCCAACACCATTTTTCTGTCACGGATAATGGTATTGGGATCAATAAGGATTTTGAGAATAAAATATTTCAAATCTTTCAGCGGCTCCATAAAAAGGAAGAATATACCGGCACCGGCATAGGATTGGCTATTTGCGATAAAATCGTGAAACAACACGGTGGCGACATCTGGCTGGAATCTGAGGAGAAAAAAGGTTCAACATTTCATTTCACTCTGTCGGCAAAAAATTAG
- a CDS encoding PD40 domain-containing protein, whose protein sequence is MRTKTFILSLLFATISFSSLHAQYFGKNKPNYEKIDFKVHESPHFRIYEYIGNDTLLNDLTFWSEQWYQAHQNILHDTIKGKNPILFYNDHADFQQTNAVSGSIGAGTGGVTEGLKNRVILPLAMSNAQTNHVLGHEMVHAWQYNMILKGDSTSMQSLSNIPLWMIEGLAEYMSLGSNDAHTAMWMRDAVLNKDIPEIKDLSNPKYFPYRYGHAFWAFLTGWKSDTIITPFFKSVAKYGFEKACVEQLGMGSKNLSALWVKALENQYAPYLKGGEEKPFGKKLISKENAGEMNISPSLSPNGRYVVFMSEKDLFTTDLFVADAQTGNLLNKLASTLKEGHIDDYNYYESAGTWLPNSKEFAFVGVSKGQNILIIKEALTGKTLREISPKGLPAFSSPTWSPDGKTIVLSGMENGQSDLYALDLKSEKLTRLTNDSYSEIQPEWSPDGDQLVFATDYLSMGSQTAYGPWRLNIARMDMASGVIEYFDLFPGADNLNPVVDTTGNILFLSNRDGYRNIYKYVPQTGAVYQLTDLITGVSGITPYAPAITIARNRNRLIYTHYFKNNYTLYRTDSEEMPAMEVNPKQIETGAAQLPKIDSTVISLVDQQLDHFQGSPTDSTVALENVPYKPNFKLDFVGGGAGMGVGTSQAFGTTTGAVGGVDMLFSDILGNNQLYTSLALNGEIADFGGVVAYLNNQKKINWGASFSHIPYRSVYGGFTGFENLEVTSGGYIETAKYQYLINRLFEDKVGLFAQLPFSTTLRVEASTSYSRYSNKVVKLENYYDIYNRLVLQNKTKQEGDPGFNLWTAGAALVGDNSYFGLTAPLQGYRFRVGAEQYMGEFHFTAPTLDFRVYKFFKPVGFAFRVLHYGRYGGNSDELYPLYVGSPWYVRGFNSNKAIDLFVQNDKSFNQLIGSKLLVSNFEVRIPFSGPERLALIKSKIFFTDLNFFIDGGMAWTDYKQFKPKNDSGYLDVVPVFTTGVSVRINLFGAMILEPYYAYPLMKNSKWTFGFNLLPGW, encoded by the coding sequence ATGAGAACCAAAACATTCATTCTATCCCTTTTATTTGCAACAATTTCCTTTTCCAGCCTTCATGCACAATACTTCGGAAAGAATAAGCCTAATTATGAAAAAATAGATTTTAAAGTCCACGAAAGTCCGCACTTCAGGATTTACGAATACATTGGTAACGACACTCTCCTAAATGATCTGACCTTTTGGAGTGAACAATGGTACCAGGCGCACCAAAATATCCTTCACGATACCATCAAAGGAAAAAATCCCATTCTTTTTTATAATGATCATGCCGATTTTCAGCAAACTAATGCCGTCAGCGGCTCTATAGGAGCTGGTACCGGTGGAGTGACCGAAGGGTTGAAAAACAGGGTAATTCTGCCGCTGGCCATGTCCAATGCCCAAACCAACCACGTTTTGGGGCACGAGATGGTTCACGCCTGGCAGTACAACATGATCTTAAAAGGGGATTCCACCTCCATGCAAAGTCTGAGTAACATCCCCCTGTGGATGATAGAAGGCCTTGCCGAGTATATGTCTCTGGGCAGCAACGATGCCCATACGGCTATGTGGATGCGTGATGCCGTGCTTAACAAGGACATCCCCGAAATTAAGGACCTTTCCAACCCAAAATATTTTCCCTATCGATACGGCCATGCCTTCTGGGCCTTTTTGACCGGGTGGAAAAGCGATACCATCATAACCCCTTTTTTTAAAAGTGTGGCAAAATACGGTTTTGAAAAGGCCTGCGTTGAACAACTGGGCATGGGAAGTAAAAACCTCTCTGCCCTGTGGGTAAAAGCCCTTGAAAATCAGTATGCCCCATACCTGAAAGGAGGAGAGGAAAAACCTTTCGGCAAAAAACTCATCAGCAAGGAAAACGCCGGAGAGATGAATATTTCCCCTTCATTGAGCCCCAATGGACGGTACGTGGTTTTCATGTCTGAAAAAGACCTTTTTACCACGGATCTTTTTGTGGCAGATGCCCAAACGGGTAATTTGCTCAACAAACTGGCCAGCACCCTCAAAGAAGGACACATCGACGATTACAACTATTACGAATCCGCCGGAACCTGGTTGCCAAACAGCAAAGAATTTGCCTTTGTCGGGGTAAGCAAAGGGCAAAATATTCTCATCATCAAAGAAGCCCTTACCGGGAAAACTTTGAGAGAAATTTCCCCAAAAGGATTGCCGGCTTTTTCAAGCCCGACATGGTCGCCCGATGGCAAAACCATCGTGTTGAGCGGAATGGAGAACGGCCAGTCCGACCTCTATGCCCTGGATCTCAAATCTGAAAAACTTACCCGACTGACCAATGATTCTTATTCAGAGATTCAGCCGGAATGGTCCCCTGACGGTGATCAACTGGTTTTTGCCACAGATTACCTCAGCATGGGATCCCAAACCGCCTATGGCCCCTGGAGGCTCAATATCGCAAGGATGGATATGGCCAGCGGTGTGATTGAATATTTCGATCTTTTCCCCGGCGCTGATAACCTGAATCCGGTGGTGGATACCACCGGAAACATCCTTTTCCTGTCGAACAGAGACGGTTACCGCAATATCTATAAATATGTGCCTCAAACCGGGGCCGTTTATCAATTGACCGACCTGATCACCGGCGTCAGCGGGATCACCCCTTATGCTCCGGCGATTACCATTGCCCGTAATCGGAACAGATTGATCTATACCCATTATTTTAAGAACAACTATACGCTCTACCGCACAGATTCTGAAGAGATGCCGGCCATGGAGGTCAATCCTAAACAAATTGAAACAGGAGCGGCACAGCTTCCTAAAATCGACTCCACCGTAATCAGCCTGGTGGATCAGCAACTGGATCATTTTCAAGGATCTCCTACCGACTCAACAGTGGCCCTTGAGAATGTACCCTACAAACCTAATTTCAAACTCGATTTTGTCGGAGGAGGAGCCGGAATGGGGGTAGGCACCAGCCAGGCTTTTGGCACCACTACAGGTGCCGTAGGTGGGGTGGATATGCTGTTTAGCGACATCCTGGGCAACAACCAATTATATACCAGCCTGGCCCTCAATGGCGAGATCGCTGATTTTGGCGGAGTAGTCGCCTACCTGAACAATCAGAAAAAAATCAATTGGGGAGCCTCTTTCTCGCACATTCCTTATAGAAGCGTTTACGGAGGGTTTACCGGATTTGAAAACCTGGAAGTCACCAGCGGCGGTTATATTGAAACGGCTAAATACCAATATCTGATCAACCGACTGTTCGAAGATAAGGTCGGATTGTTTGCCCAGTTGCCATTTTCCACCACACTGAGAGTGGAGGCCAGTACTTCTTATTCAAGGTACAGCAACAAAGTGGTGAAACTTGAAAATTATTACGACATTTATAATCGGCTGGTGCTCCAGAATAAAACCAAGCAGGAAGGAGACCCCGGTTTCAATCTTTGGACGGCCGGGGCGGCACTCGTTGGAGACAATTCCTACTTTGGCCTCACAGCACCACTTCAGGGATATCGCTTCCGCGTGGGGGCAGAACAATACATGGGCGAATTTCACTTCACCGCTCCGACCCTTGATTTCAGGGTTTATAAATTCTTTAAGCCGGTAGGTTTTGCTTTTAGGGTTTTACACTACGGTCGGTATGGAGGCAACAGTGATGAGCTGTACCCGCTTTATGTAGGCAGCCCATGGTACGTACGAGGGTTTAATTCCAACAAAGCCATCGATCTGTTCGTCCAGAATGATAAATCATTCAACCAGTTGATCGGAAGTAAGCTCCTGGTCTCTAATTTCGAGGTGAGAATTCCGTTTTCCGGACCGGAAAGACTGGCGCTGATCAAATCAAAGATTTTCTTCACCGATCTGAACTTCTTTATTGATGGAGGAATGGCCTGGACCGACTACAAACAATTTAAACCAAAAAATGACTCAGGATACCTGGATGTAGTGCCCGTTTTCACTACCGGGGTTTCCGTGAGGATCAACCTGTTTGGCGCAATGATCCTGGAGCCTTATTACGCTTACCCGCTGATGAAAAATAGCAAATGGACCTTTGGGTTTAACCTTTTGCCGGGGTGGTAA
- a CDS encoding T9SS type A sorting domain-containing protein — translation MKRLLPVLILLMIAGVMTAQSELARKAQMRFGEKADGKLKALATMPADIPAADPAWQIPLNNNETEQEVGYRSGEPYSIKLGSSANIFSVVSGSPNSLTYEPALDALVFCHRQNAGEAGGSGIISFDVSTDGGATWDYSNKQVTPALANGEGTTFDGNRYPNGAIYNPPGNTDIANAKFVGVGPALWVNPDYGDSSWGWEFVTTSDLDGNNATEDYYTTIPDSAAYLPYGLVSNPDGSLWYANNKREARPGATTFAAQFWNPGLATKLAFDGNSFTRTVNELDIDYTGAIDSFVVNPRIAFSPDGQTGYYVLTGIDADDDEIYPSVKPIIWKTTDGGDTWVKQPRVHYQAMDSLLEWTIPIDGDGDGQADSLAQGSPQVPYMSQFDIAVDAAGKLHIVASMLSKSDTSAAQFGFVWIGVFTVELFHFTTDGVDWDYRRVGGYYNTDGDVGTTAAIDERLQASRSADGQYIFFTYALTHYDDTATDRPNSNPDIFGYAFRTSDGAVIKEKNFGVIPGYVWDDFEFTDAAFQSYLHMTSPVAITDGENWDHELPIVYSVPSDLGNDLAPIEYWYFYGAGFDEGEFDGVIQDTDEPSFNAAALKVFPNPATNECWVNFELLEDSKVAIDLFDLTGRRVASAGTMDYLAGSQSKNIKVNNLPQGTYLVRLQTNSQVITSKVVVK, via the coding sequence ATGAAAAGACTGTTACCAGTATTGATCTTGTTGATGATTGCCGGAGTGATGACTGCGCAATCTGAGTTGGCGAGAAAAGCGCAAATGCGCTTTGGAGAAAAAGCGGATGGGAAATTAAAGGCATTAGCGACAATGCCTGCAGATATTCCGGCTGCTGATCCTGCCTGGCAAATACCCCTAAACAATAATGAAACAGAACAAGAAGTAGGTTACAGATCAGGTGAACCTTATTCTATCAAACTGGGTTCTTCCGCTAACATTTTTTCCGTGGTATCAGGAAGTCCAAACTCACTGACCTACGAACCTGCCCTCGATGCCCTGGTATTTTGTCACCGCCAAAACGCAGGGGAAGCCGGCGGCAGCGGCATCATCAGTTTTGATGTTTCTACCGACGGAGGGGCCACATGGGATTATTCCAATAAGCAGGTTACCCCCGCGCTCGCTAATGGCGAGGGTACAACTTTTGACGGAAATCGTTACCCTAACGGAGCCATTTACAACCCTCCGGGCAATACGGATATTGCCAATGCCAAATTTGTAGGCGTAGGGCCGGCTTTATGGGTCAACCCCGATTATGGCGATAGCTCATGGGGATGGGAATTCGTAACCACCTCTGACCTTGACGGAAATAATGCTACAGAGGATTATTATACCACCATTCCTGATTCGGCAGCTTATCTGCCTTATGGTCTTGTCTCCAATCCTGATGGTTCCCTTTGGTATGCCAACAACAAGAGAGAAGCCAGACCCGGAGCGACAACTTTTGCTGCCCAGTTCTGGAATCCCGGATTGGCCACCAAACTTGCTTTCGACGGCAACAGTTTTACCCGAACAGTAAATGAACTGGATATTGATTATACCGGCGCCATTGACAGTTTTGTGGTCAATCCACGCATTGCTTTTAGCCCTGACGGACAAACCGGATATTATGTGCTCACAGGCATTGACGCTGATGATGACGAAATCTATCCAAGTGTGAAACCCATCATCTGGAAAACAACGGACGGAGGAGATACCTGGGTAAAACAACCACGTGTGCATTACCAGGCCATGGATTCTTTGCTTGAATGGACCATTCCTATTGACGGAGATGGAGACGGTCAGGCAGATTCACTTGCCCAGGGTTCTCCACAAGTGCCTTATATGAGCCAGTTTGATATAGCCGTTGATGCAGCAGGCAAGCTTCATATCGTGGCCAGTATGTTGAGCAAATCAGATACCAGTGCCGCTCAGTTCGGATTTGTCTGGATAGGTGTATTTACCGTTGAATTGTTCCATTTTACTACCGACGGAGTCGATTGGGATTACAGAAGGGTAGGAGGTTACTACAACACCGACGGGGATGTGGGCACCACCGCTGCCATTGATGAAAGATTGCAGGCCTCACGTTCTGCAGACGGGCAATACATTTTCTTTACGTATGCCTTAACCCATTACGATGATACAGCGACAGACAGACCGAACAGCAACCCTGATATTTTCGGATATGCCTTCCGAACCAGTGATGGGGCAGTTATTAAGGAAAAGAACTTTGGGGTCATTCCGGGTTACGTTTGGGACGATTTCGAGTTTACCGATGCGGCTTTTCAATCTTATCTGCATATGACTTCCCCGGTAGCCATCACCGATGGAGAGAACTGGGATCATGAATTGCCTATCGTTTACAGTGTGCCTTCAGATTTGGGAAATGACCTCGCACCGATCGAATACTGGTATTTTTACGGTGCCGGTTTTGATGAAGGGGAGTTTGACGGAGTCATCCAAGATACAGACGAGCCTTCATTTAATGCTGCGGCTTTAAAAGTATTCCCTAACCCGGCTACCAACGAATGTTGGGTCAATTTTGAATTGCTCGAAGATTCAAAAGTGGCCATTGATCTGTTTGATCTAACCGGTCGCCGCGTGGCTTCTGCCGGGACAATGGATTATTTAGCAGGATCTCAATCAAAAAATATTAAGGTAAATAACCTTCCACAGGGTACTTATCTGGTTCGTTTGCAAACGAACAGCCAGGTGATCACCTCCAAGGTGGTTGTGAAATAG
- a CDS encoding T9SS type A sorting domain-containing protein encodes MEDSKLAIDLFDLAGRRVASGGTKDLVAGAHGENIELNNLPQGTYMVRLQIENQVETFKVIIK; translated from the coding sequence TTGGAAGATTCCAAATTAGCCATCGATCTTTTTGACCTGGCGGGACGCCGGGTAGCTTCTGGAGGAACTAAGGATTTAGTTGCAGGAGCACATGGTGAAAATATTGAATTGAATAATTTACCACAAGGAACATACATGGTTCGCCTGCAAATAGAAAACCAGGTGGAAACGTTCAAAGTAATTATAAAATAA